From Piscinibacter gummiphilus:
GGCGATGCCCTTGAGGGCGGTCAGCTCGCCGATGCCCAGGTGGCCGATCAGCGCGGCGGCATCGTGGTGCGGGACTTCTGTGAAGACGGCCATCTCGTGGTCAAACCAGGGTGCGGGAGGTCATGGCCGCGGATTGTAGGCAGCGGGGTCGTGCACCCCGCGGCCTCAGGGGATGGTTGCGCTCGCGGCGGAGGCTGCCTGCGGCAGGGCCGTGCGCAGGGCGTCGATGCGCTCCTGTTTCTGGGCGTCGGTCAGCGTGGCGTCCTGCTGCACGGTCATGATCTCGAGGAGGGCGCGGGCCTCGCGCGCACCCGGGCCGAACAAGGCTTGCTCTGTGACCGGGCTGAAGTGGCGCCGCTGGATCGCATCGACCTGCGCGAAGAGCTGGTGCAACTCGTCGGCGTTGCTCGGCGGCGGCGCCGCGGCGAGCAGGCCCGACACGTCGGCCCGGTAGCCGATGTAGCCGTGCACGAGCGTGAGCGCGCGTTCAGCGTCTTCGTGCGGCAAGGAAAGGCGCACGGCCTTTTCGACGCGGGCCAGGTCGGCGGCGGTGGGCACCTCCGGCAGGGAGTTGACGAGGGCATCGAGCGCCACGCG
This genomic window contains:
- a CDS encoding lipase secretion chaperone translates to MSWSSLLTFRAGVITVLAALAVGLAYVYFEAPEAEPTATSAPASNHDAARTDTRPAPGTGPTGDPLAQAVQLFHIGYAGGLQLDEETRVALDALVNSLPEVPTAADLARVEKAVRLSLPHEDAERALTLVHGYIGYRADVSGLLAAAPPPSNADELHQLFAQVDAIQRRHFSPVTEQALFGPGAREARALLEIMTVQQDATLTDAQKQERIDALRTALPQAASAASATIP